The Chrysemys picta bellii isolate R12L10 chromosome 12, ASM1138683v2, whole genome shotgun sequence genome has a segment encoding these proteins:
- the LOC101947387 gene encoding zinc finger protein RFP-like isoform X1, translating to MAAENPVESLQEEATCPVCLDYFTEPVSLECGHNFCRACISQCWEGSDTAASCPQCRETVQQRNLRPNRQLANIIEIAKRLSLQAAKGAGGDGVCGEHQEALKLFCEEDETLICVVCDRSRAHRAHTVVPIQEAAQEYKERIQAHFKTLREEREKLLGLKATAEGKSREYLKQTQTERQKIVSEFHQLQQFLGEQERLLLSQLEKLDEEIVRIQNENVSQLSEQVSRLSELISELEGKCQKPASEFLQDIKSTLSRCEKGKFQQPEEISPELEEQVSGFSWKMTALLETLGKFKDTLPSALETKRGGSLGAFRQANVTLDPDTAYPNLVLSEDRKSVRWGDTRQQLPNNPERFNYWACVLGCEGFTSGRHCWEVEVGDGGYWAVGVARESVGRKGLISLNPEGGIWAVQRWGDRFQALTSPATPLPLSRAPSRIRVCLDCDRGQVTFIDAGDEAPIFTFPPGFIPGERIRPWLWLWGGFWLCLCP from the exons atggctgcagagaacccCGTGGAAAGTCTCCAGGAGGAAGCTACATGTCCCGTCTGTCTGGACTATTTCACAGAACCTGTGAGTCTGGAGTGTGGGCATaatttctgccgagcctgcatcagccagtgctgggagggatccgaTACAGCCGCCTCgtgccctcagtgcagagaaactgtgcaacagagaaacctcaggcccaacaggcagctggcaaataTCATAGAAATCGCCAAGCGGCTGAGTTTACAGGCAGCGAAAggagcaggaggggatggggtgtgtggggaacaccaggaggctctgaaactgttctgtgaagaggatGAAACCCTCATCTGTGTGGTGTGCGACAGATCCCGGGCTCACCGCGCTCACACGGTGGTTCCCATACAGGAAgctgcccaggagtacaag GAAAGAATCCAGGCCCATTTCAAgactctgagggaagagagagaaaagctgctgggaTTGAAAGCGACTGCAGAGGGGAAGAGCCGGGAGTATCTG aaacaaacacaaaccgagaggcagaagattgtgtctgaatttcacCAACTGCAGCAGTTCCTGGGggaacaagagcgactcctgctgtcccagctggagaagctggacGAAGAGATTGTGAGGATCCAGAATGAAAATGTCAGTCAACTCTCCGAGCAGGTTTCCCGTCTCAGTGAGCTGATCagtgagctggaggggaagtgtcagaaaCCAGcaagtgaattcctgcag gATATTAAAAGCACCTTGAGCAG gtgtgagaaggggaagttccagcagccagaggagatTTCTCCTGAACTGGAAGAGCAAGTCAGTGGTTTCTCCTGGAAAATGACTGCGCTATTGGAGACTCTGGGGAAATTCAAAG aCACTCTGCCGTCTGCACTAGAGACAAAAAGAGGAGGATCCCTAGGAGCATTCAGACAGG cgaatgtgactctggatccagacacggcttaTCCCAAcctcgtcctgtctgaggatcggaaaagtgtgagatggggagacacacggcagcaactgcccaacaaccctgagagatttaaCTATTGggcctgtgtgctgggctgtgagggattcacctcagggagacattgctgggaggtggaggtgggggatgggggatactgggctgtgggggtggccagagagtctgtggggaggaagggactgATCAGCCTTAACcctgagggggggatctgggctgtgcagCGGTGGGGGGATCGGTtccaggctctcacctcccctgcgacccccctgcccctgagccgggcccccagcaggatccgggtttgtctggactgtgaccgggggcaggtgacatttatcgatgctggtgacgaggccccgatcttcactttcccgccgggcttcatccctggggagagaatccgaccctggctctggctgtgggggggattcTGGCTCTGCCTGTGTCCCTGA
- the LOC101947387 gene encoding zinc finger protein RFP-like isoform X2, with product MAAENPVESLQEEATCPVCLDYFTEPVSLECGHNFCRACISQCWEGSDTAASCPQCRETVQQRNLRPNRQLANIIEIAKRLSLQAAKGAGGDGVCGEHQEALKLFCEEDETLICVVCDRSRAHRAHTVVPIQEAAQEYKERIQAHFKTLREEREKLLGLKATAEGKSREYLKQTQTERQKIVSEFHQLQQFLGEQERLLLSQLEKLDEEIVRIQNENVSQLSEQVSRLSELISELEGKCQKPASEFLQDIKSTLSRCEKGKFQQPEEISPELEEQVSGFSWKMTALLETLGKFKANVTLDPDTAYPNLVLSEDRKSVRWGDTRQQLPNNPERFNYWACVLGCEGFTSGRHCWEVEVGDGGYWAVGVARESVGRKGLISLNPEGGIWAVQRWGDRFQALTSPATPLPLSRAPSRIRVCLDCDRGQVTFIDAGDEAPIFTFPPGFIPGERIRPWLWLWGGFWLCLCP from the exons atggctgcagagaacccCGTGGAAAGTCTCCAGGAGGAAGCTACATGTCCCGTCTGTCTGGACTATTTCACAGAACCTGTGAGTCTGGAGTGTGGGCATaatttctgccgagcctgcatcagccagtgctgggagggatccgaTACAGCCGCCTCgtgccctcagtgcagagaaactgtgcaacagagaaacctcaggcccaacaggcagctggcaaataTCATAGAAATCGCCAAGCGGCTGAGTTTACAGGCAGCGAAAggagcaggaggggatggggtgtgtggggaacaccaggaggctctgaaactgttctgtgaagaggatGAAACCCTCATCTGTGTGGTGTGCGACAGATCCCGGGCTCACCGCGCTCACACGGTGGTTCCCATACAGGAAgctgcccaggagtacaag GAAAGAATCCAGGCCCATTTCAAgactctgagggaagagagagaaaagctgctgggaTTGAAAGCGACTGCAGAGGGGAAGAGCCGGGAGTATCTG aaacaaacacaaaccgagaggcagaagattgtgtctgaatttcacCAACTGCAGCAGTTCCTGGGggaacaagagcgactcctgctgtcccagctggagaagctggacGAAGAGATTGTGAGGATCCAGAATGAAAATGTCAGTCAACTCTCCGAGCAGGTTTCCCGTCTCAGTGAGCTGATCagtgagctggaggggaagtgtcagaaaCCAGcaagtgaattcctgcag gATATTAAAAGCACCTTGAGCAG gtgtgagaaggggaagttccagcagccagaggagatTTCTCCTGAACTGGAAGAGCAAGTCAGTGGTTTCTCCTGGAAAATGACTGCGCTATTGGAGACTCTGGGGAAATTCAAAG cgaatgtgactctggatccagacacggcttaTCCCAAcctcgtcctgtctgaggatcggaaaagtgtgagatggggagacacacggcagcaactgcccaacaaccctgagagatttaaCTATTGggcctgtgtgctgggctgtgagggattcacctcagggagacattgctgggaggtggaggtgggggatgggggatactgggctgtgggggtggccagagagtctgtggggaggaagggactgATCAGCCTTAACcctgagggggggatctgggctgtgcagCGGTGGGGGGATCGGTtccaggctctcacctcccctgcgacccccctgcccctgagccgggcccccagcaggatccgggtttgtctggactgtgaccgggggcaggtgacatttatcgatgctggtgacgaggccccgatcttcactttcccgccgggcttcatccctggggagagaatccgaccctggctctggctgtgggggggattcTGGCTCTGCCTGTGTCCCTGA